A single region of the Rattus rattus isolate New Zealand chromosome 8, Rrattus_CSIRO_v1, whole genome shotgun sequence genome encodes:
- the LOC116906949 gene encoding olfactory receptor 7D4-like: MKPGNQTSILEFLLLGFSQDPEHQPMLFGLFLLMFVVTVLGNLLIILVVSIDSHLHTPMYFFLSNLSFSDICFITTTIPKMLVNIQTQSKSITYAECITQMYFFMVFSGMDTFLLTVMAYDRFVAICYPLHYPVIMNLHLSGLLVLVSWFISFSYSLIQSLLMLRLSFCTNQIIKHFYCEHATALMIACSDTLINHILLYILICVLGFVPFSGIIYSYSKIVSSILRIPSTDGKYKAFSTCGSHLSVVSLFYGTGLGVYLSSDASSSSKKGMVASVMYTVVTPMLNPFIYSLRNKDFKKALQTLGTILF, encoded by the coding sequence ATGAAACCAGGAAACCAAACaagtattttagaatttttacttcTGGGATTTTCCCAAGATCCAGAGCATCAACCCATGCTATTTGGACTGTTTCTGCTCATGTTTGTGGTCACTGTGCTTGGGAATCTGCTCATCATTCTGGTCGTCAGCATTGACTCTCACCTGCATactcccatgtacttcttcctatCTAATCTGTCCTTTTCTGACatttgttttatcacaacaacaatcCCTAAGATGTTGGTGAACATCCAAACACAAAGCAAGTCCATCACCTATGCAGAATGCATCACCCAGATGTATTTTTTCATGGTCTTTTCGGGCATGGACACATTCCTCCTCACCGTGATGGCCTATGATCGATTTGTGGCCATCTGTTACCCCCTACACTATCCAGTCATTATGAATCTTCATCTAAGTGGCTTGTTGGTTCTTGTATCATGGTTCATTAGCTTCTCATATTCTCTGATTCAGAGTCTGTTAATGCTGCGACTGTCCTTCTGTACCAATCAGATAATTAAACACTTTTATTGTGAGCATGCCACAGCCCTCATGATAGCCTGCTCAGACACACTAATCAATCATATCCTCCTTTACATACTGATATGTGTCCTTGGCTTTGTTCCTTTCTCAGGGATCATTTATTCCTACTCTAAAATTGTTTCCTCTATTTTGAGAATCCCATCAACAGATGGAAAATATAAAGCATTTTCTACCTGTGGGTCTCACCTATCAGTGGTTTCTTTATTCTATGGGACAGGCCTTGGTGTGTACCTTAGTTCTGATGCatcttcctcttctaagaagggcATGGTGGCGTCAGTAATGTATACAGTGGTCACACCCATGTTGAACCCTTTCATCTACAGCTTGAGAAACAAAGACTTTAAGAAAGCTTTACAAACACTTGGGACAatacttttttaa